In Candidatus Aegiribacteria sp., the genomic window CTTAAGGGAAGTACGCTTCCCCTGCGGCCTACAGTGTTCTCTGTGTACGCTTCACCCGTTTTGTTCACCGGCGTGTACCCCGGCTCCGCCACAGGCGCAACACTCGATACGGGCTGCTGGTTAGGCTTTGCCCGACAGGGACTTGCCACTCCTAATGAGTAGCTCACCCTATAAGAAGCACCAAGCTTCGCTTGGCGCACTAACGCTCTGAATAACCTGCACAGATGTCACTGAAGCCTACCCCTAAGCGTTTGTGTCAGGTTCATTCAGTTGTTCGCAATTCTATTTCTTTCACGCAATTGAAACCATACAAAATGATCTCAATCAACTATTTCCAATATATATTGCCTGAAAATATCGCCCTTCACCTATTTTTAATTCTGGGGTTGAAAATAATCCTTCTCGAACCAAATGCTCATTTATATTTCCTAATACTTGATGCCATAAACCATTCCCGATTTCTTTTTCATCTACTCCATGCAACACAGCAGATAATCCCTGCATTTTGCTTCTCAGATTGCTGAATTCGCTTTCTATTTCAGTCCCGATCAATTCTATCATGTAATCTGAGATATTCCCTATTACAATTTCATCATCAACATCAAACAATGGAACAGTTACTCTTACCGAACCTGATTCATCAAGTTCAATATATCCCAATTCTTCAAGGAATTGGATAGCATCCTTCTCTTCACCCGAGAATGATGAATCTGACTTCTCAGCACATAATGCTTTTCTAACTATCTCTGCGCACACCTGAGTGAAATGTTCATTGTGCTTATCAAGACTATGGATGTAAGAAGAATTCAGATTAAGATTTGGAGTAAGATCACTAAGGTGCGAGGTTACTTGTCTTATGAATCTGAACATGTCTTGCCTATCACCATTACAGTCCCCGAAACTTGTGAAATCCACACCGGATGCTCCTTTACAGTTGCGGCTGCAAAGCAACTCGTCACCGATGCGTGATACAACTTCGTTCTGCTCAAAACCAATAAGAATGTAGTCTCTGTGATCGTACTGAGGTTTTGAGGTGCTTAAAATACCCCTCTTGCTGAATTCAGAGAAAGCAGTTCCATCGAAAATGTCACAACCTATTACATGATACAGGATTCTATTATATCCAAATTTATCCAGGCATTTAATACTGGAAGCAAGATTCTGGATTTCCTGCTTATGTATCATGATCTTCTGACCTAATCTTAATGCAATCGAGTTACTTAGATTGTCTATTATGGGAAGGTCATTCTCTAATACAACCATGAATGATACTGAGTACTTGTCTTGATTTTTTGATACCATGCCAATATTTTCCATATTGGATAGCAAATCATCCAGTTCAATGGGACTAGTGCTTAATTTTAATGCAATATCATATTTTGTTAATTCATATCTATTTGCGCTTGCGATCTCAAACAGTATCTCAGGGGCCCATTTCTGCCTATATAAGTAGAAGGGATTGTGCTTATCAAATTCTCCAGTATCACCGTAGCCGTACAAATTTATCCTTTTAGGCATAGTATCCCTTCCTGTATTCCTATCATTTCAAATGGCAAAAGTACTTCACGTGGTATTTTCGCTTGCGAACGCTCTGAATAACCAGCACAGATATTACTCAACATCATGACTTTGCATTTGTGACTGGTTCATGCAATTCTTGTGCTTAACTTTTCCTTAT contains:
- a CDS encoding DUF4423 domain-containing protein; translation: MPKRINLYGYGDTGEFDKHNPFYLYRQKWAPEILFEIASANRYELTKYDIALKLSTSPIELDDLLSNMENIGMVSKNQDKYSVSFMVVLENDLPIIDNLSNSIALRLGQKIMIHKQEIQNLASSIKCLDKFGYNRILYHVIGCDIFDGTAFSEFSKRGILSTSKPQYDHRDYILIGFEQNEVVSRIGDELLCSRNCKGASGVDFTSFGDCNGDRQDMFRFIRQVTSHLSDLTPNLNLNSSYIHSLDKHNEHFTQVCAEIVRKALCAEKSDSSFSGEEKDAIQFLEELGYIELDESGSVRVTVPLFDVDDEIVIGNISDYMIELIGTEIESEFSNLRSKMQGLSAVLHGVDEKEIGNGLWHQVLGNINEHLVREGLFSTPELKIGEGRYFQAIYIGNS